Within the Polaribacter pectinis genome, the region ACCACTTGCGAACCTACAGTTCTATCAGCACCATCCAAAATAGAAATTGATTCTTTCTTGCTTGGATTGTAAACCAATACCATCGCTTTGTCTGTTACATTTGCGTTACCCTCTGCCGAGTTATCATCCCAATCAAAACTTACTTGTCCTGCGGTTGTTAAATCGGTTGTAGGATTCAAAACTCCAGACAAAGGACCTCTACTTAATAAAGCTAAAGAATAATCAATCGTAAAGTTAGGTGCGATACCTCCTACTGCATTATTTAATACATAGGACATCGCTGCATTAAATTCCGTTTTCTTGGTCGCAAATGACTTATAACCGATTTTGATAAAATCTTTAGTCGCTTGCAAATACTCCAATGTAATGATAAATTTATTACGCTGATTTACTTGTCCCTCTGTTCGAGGATTCGCCACGCTCGATGGCTTAATTCTAATGTAGTCAATACCTTTCCAACTACCACCAACAATGTTACCTACCTTACCAGATAAGCCTCCTAAAATTCCTTGAGCTATTTTACCCATTTTATAAACAATTTTAAATTAATACACCTTCGGATTTGGTACGGACTTAACATTGCTTTTAAACCTTATTTTCGTTACTAATATAACTAATATTGTGCCATATTGTTACGGTTTCAGGCTCTTTAGATGCCTTTGCGCTAAGCTTCTTTAGTTTGCATTACTTTGAAACAATTACGAATATACGCAACCTTTAAAACTGCCATTTTTTCAATGACATTTTGAAGCTCTTTTTCCTTTTTACAGATAACAGAAACCGCATTAATATGTTTTTGCATCTGATTAGCGATATTACCATTTGATTTTAAACCTTTTTTAAGCGTGTTTCTGCAATCATCTATTGAGATAAACGGAATAACACTACCTTTTAAATAGTAGGCGTAAAAACCACCTATTTGCAACATCATCGATAAGTGAAATAATGTGTTTTTTGCTTCTTCGGTTGCAGTTGTTACTACAAAACAATTAGGACAGGGATTTGTTAAGGGTTTTCCGCTGTTTAGACCTTTGTTTAAGATGAAAAAATGAGGGTTCGAGTAAGTGCGACCAGATTTGTGTGTTTTTAGTTCAAAAGTTGACATAGCTATCCAATTTAAAATTGCTTCGCTACGCTTCGCACCATTATTTTTTTTGAAAAGAAAAAAAGATAGCCATAGTTATTGTGGCGTGGGTGAGGCTGTCAAGGTTTTTGGATAAAAGTTTTTTGAGTTAAAATGTTTAATGAAAAAGAAGAATTATTGTGAAAAAAGTTTTATTCAAAACCCGTAGGGCTTGACCTTTACTGCCTTGTGCGGCTGGCAGAGGTAGCCACATATATTTGCTACCTTTTTTTATTTTAATTTCAATTGATTCTTTTTTAATGTGTCTATAATTTCTTGCTTGTTGTAATATCTTCTATTCCCTAAACCATAACTATTGACTTTACCTTTATTTGTCCAATGCCAAAGTGTCGTTGCATTAATCTTCAAAAAATCTGCTGTCTCTTGTCTTGTTAAATAGACATCGTTTTCTTTATTGCTTAAATCATCTAAATAGCTTTTTATTTTAAGCAATAGTTTATCGGCTACTTTATCTGCTAATTCATCAACTGATACTTCTGTAATTTGGATTGTTTTTGTTATCATAATATTAAATTTTAGAACGAAAATAAAACACTTTTCTGGGGAATTAAGACTTAAAAAAATAGGTTTCAGTTCGTCTTTGAGCGTTGGGTGAAGCGTTTGTATGGGTAGCGTTTTAAATAGTTGTTTGATAAAACAGCATTTAAACAAGCTACTTATACAGGACTTTTAGGCAATAGCTTATTGCTTTTTTGAGGCACGATAAAAAGTAATGTGCTATGGCGTAGTACTACATATTCTAAACCTATTTTTTTTATAACCGCTGACTTGGGTGGTGGGGAAAAGTGGACTTTAATATTTGTTAACGAAATGAAACAAACAAAGACTTGAGGTAAGGAATACTTGGATACTTCGGCTACGCTCTGCACTGGCTTAACGATGGTTTTGTGCAGTTGAATGAGATAACGAATATTATTATTAATTAACGAAATTCTGTAAATGTTCGACTGTTTAATGCTTATTTAAAATGTGGTTAAAAGTTCGGATGTGAGCGTTGGATGAGCGGATATTTAGCTCGTATCACTTTTATTTTAAATTAATGTACTCGTGAATATCCACAGTTTAATTTTAGTACCGAATTGTGCGGGTGGTGTGTGGATATTTTACATAATAGCAGTTATAGCTACCAAAACATAAGAACACGCCGTAGGCAACCTTTGAAAAGGTTTTTGCTACTATAACTTCTATTATGTAACTTAGCTTTGGGTTGGTTTTGTGGCGGAATAGTTGTTTGAGCGTTGGCAATGGCTCTTTGCTTTTTTATTGTACCAATTTAATAAAATAGATACGTTTAAATAAAATAAGCAATGTGCCATTATAGCTGTGGGTACAAGTATTATGACATAAAACCAACTATGCGTTGGCGCGCGGAACAACACAAAAAACAGAGGATTTTGAGGTACGAAAAAACTGGGTTTTGTGTTGTGGGGACTATTTAGTCCAATGATTTGCTAATAATTCAGCTTGTTTTAATACGGTATCTGTTGCTAATTTTTGAAGGTCTGGTGGATAGCCAAATTTTCTTAATGCTCTTTTTACCATTACTTTCAGTTTAGCTCTTACGCTTTCCTTAATCGTCCAATCTATTGTTGCATTGTTTTTTACAACTTCTGATAAATAGACTGCTAATTCTCTTAAAACCTCATTACCTAACACTTCTTTTGCACTTTCATTTTCTGCTATTGCGTAATAGAAGGCTAATTCTTCATTGGTTAAGCCTGTGTCTTTATCGGCTTTATCTTTATTTTTAATACTATTAGCTAACTCAATCAATTCTTCTATAACCTCTGCTGCTGTAATAATTTTGTTCTGATATTTTTTAATAGAATTTTCGAGCATTTCCATTAAGGATTTACTCTGTATTAGATTTGTTTTTGCTCTTGATTTTATTTCGTCATTAAGCAATTTTTTTAATGTTTCTAATGCTAAGTTTTTATGCTCCATATCTTTGATTTCCATAAGGAAATCATCCGATAGGATTGAAATATCAGGTTTCTTGATACCTGCTGCATCAAATACATCTATTACACCATC harbors:
- a CDS encoding DUF6266 family protein, which gives rise to MGKIAQGILGGLSGKVGNIVGGSWKGIDYIRIKPSSVANPRTEGQVNQRNKFIITLEYLQATKDFIKIGYKSFATKKTEFNAAMSYVLNNAVGGIAPNFTIDYSLALLSRGPLSGVLNPTTDLTTAGQVSFDWDDNSAEGNANVTDKAMVLVYNPSKKESISILDGADRTVGSQVVTIPNTYAGDTVELFMAFVSADGTQVSNSVYLGSGTAA
- a CDS encoding DUF6943 family protein; the protein is MSTFELKTHKSGRTYSNPHFFILNKGLNSGKPLTNPCPNCFVVTTATEEAKNTLFHLSMMLQIGGFYAYYLKGSVIPFISIDDCRNTLKKGLKSNGNIANQMQKHINAVSVICKKEKELQNVIEKMAVLKVAYIRNCFKVMQTKEA
- a CDS encoding helix-turn-helix domain-containing protein, which encodes MITKTIQITEVSVDELADKVADKLLLKIKSYLDDLSNKENDVYLTRQETADFLKINATTLWHWTNKGKVNSYGLGNRRYYNKQEIIDTLKKNQLKLK